A section of the Streptomyces sp. CG1 genome encodes:
- a CDS encoding Y4yA family PLP-dependent enzyme has product MGGQPLYLEPALGRRLRSVLESPAWLHMLTDALGSPLHVVIPDQVVENIDGFRSTYGRHHLSGQVFFAHKANRSSAVLRRLAATDAGVDVASLGELQRALGSGFAPDRIMATGPKNPEFLWLAARSAVTVGVDAPKELEQLAALVRTYKLPRVRVLLRLSGFETAGVRVLSRRSRFGTPVRELAALLDMTERYGDAVGLTGVAYHLDTTSITEKVTALEGCLLALEECRSRGLRPRAVDVGGGFGVNYLADGGQWERYTTELTGAVLGTRPPLTWGGHGYGLRNEGGTLRGTLGLYPAHRTAAGPGYLDELLTHPAPSFGGRPLAELLLEHLYDLYAEPGRALLDQCGTTLAKVLEVRTPQDGGPLLVRLAAKADDVALEEHGVLMDPIVVPRNAAPSVTRAQPVAVQLFGSLCLETDLITRRTVYLPGRPEPGDLLAFPNTAGYCMDFHATRAQDQSVARKVAVWQESGSWRWCLDDEYWPISVGGAQ; this is encoded by the coding sequence ATGGGCGGGCAGCCCTTGTATCTCGAACCGGCGCTGGGACGGCGGCTGCGCTCCGTCCTGGAGTCGCCCGCGTGGTTGCACATGCTCACGGACGCCCTCGGGTCTCCGCTGCATGTCGTCATTCCCGATCAGGTCGTGGAAAACATCGATGGTTTTCGGTCGACCTACGGCAGACATCATCTGTCCGGGCAGGTGTTCTTCGCCCACAAGGCCAACCGGTCCAGCGCCGTGCTGCGGCGGCTGGCCGCGACCGACGCGGGCGTCGACGTCGCGTCGCTGGGTGAGCTGCAGCGCGCGCTGGGCTCCGGCTTCGCACCCGACCGGATCATGGCCACGGGACCGAAGAATCCGGAATTCCTGTGGCTGGCCGCCCGCAGCGCGGTCACCGTCGGCGTCGACGCCCCCAAGGAGCTGGAGCAACTCGCGGCGCTGGTGCGCACGTACAAGCTGCCGCGCGTCCGTGTCCTGCTGCGGCTGTCGGGGTTCGAGACCGCCGGCGTACGGGTGTTGAGCCGCCGCAGCCGTTTCGGCACGCCCGTGCGGGAGCTGGCCGCACTGCTGGACATGACCGAGCGGTACGGCGACGCGGTCGGCCTGACCGGGGTGGCGTACCACCTGGACACCACGAGCATCACCGAGAAGGTGACCGCGCTCGAAGGCTGTCTGCTGGCGCTGGAGGAGTGCCGGAGCCGGGGCCTGCGTCCGCGGGCGGTGGACGTCGGCGGCGGGTTCGGTGTCAACTACCTTGCCGACGGCGGGCAGTGGGAGCGGTACACGACCGAGCTCACCGGCGCGGTCCTGGGTACCCGACCGCCCCTGACCTGGGGCGGGCACGGCTACGGCCTGCGCAACGAGGGCGGCACGCTGCGCGGAACGCTCGGCCTCTACCCCGCGCACCGGACGGCGGCGGGGCCCGGCTACCTCGACGAGCTGCTCACCCACCCGGCCCCTTCCTTCGGCGGCCGCCCCCTGGCCGAACTCCTGCTGGAGCACCTGTACGACCTGTACGCCGAACCCGGTCGGGCCCTGCTCGACCAGTGCGGGACGACCCTGGCGAAGGTACTGGAGGTGCGCACCCCGCAGGACGGCGGGCCGCTGCTGGTCCGGCTGGCGGCGAAGGCCGACGACGTGGCGCTGGAGGAACACGGGGTGCTCATGGACCCGATCGTCGTCCCCCGGAACGCCGCACCCTCCGTCACCCGTGCCCAACCGGTCGCGGTCCAGCTCTTCGGCAGTCTGTGCCTGGAGACCGACCTGATCACGCGCCGGACGGTCTACCTGCCCGGCCGCCCCGAGCCGGGCGACCTGCTGGCCTTCCCCAACACCGCGGGCTACTGCATGGACTTCCACGCCACTCGCGCCCAGGACCAGTCCGTCGCGCGCAAGGTCGCCGTCTGGCAGGAGAGCGGCTCGTGGCGGTGGTGCCTGGACGACGAGTACTGGCCGATTTCCGTGGGGGGAGCCCAGTGA